From a single Arthrobacter sp. SLBN-112 genomic region:
- the ruvB gene encoding Holliday junction branch migration DNA helicase RuvB translates to MAEPSLVAAGEEPEERAIEAALRPKNLDDFVGQHRVRKQLSLVLQASRMRGRTADHVLFSGPPGLGKTTLAMIVAAEMNAPLRLSSGPAIQHAGDLAAILSSLSEGEVLFLDEIHRMSRPAEEMLYMAMEDFRVDIVVGKGAGATAIPLELPPFTLVGATTRAGLLPGPLRDRFGFTGHLEFYSVPELELVLRRSAGLLDLKVNSAGFAEIAGRSRGTPRIANRLLRRVRDWALVHGVDQIDARTASAALDMYEVDKKGLDRLDRAVLDALITKFGGGPVGLSTLAIAVGEETETVETVAEPFLVREGLLGRTPRGRIAMAPAWTHLGYAIPSGVFAQEQLDLFEPADGASTASDWAPESQ, encoded by the coding sequence GTGGCTGAACCGTCCCTGGTCGCAGCGGGGGAGGAGCCGGAGGAGCGTGCCATTGAGGCAGCCCTTAGGCCCAAGAACCTGGATGACTTCGTTGGCCAGCACCGGGTGCGCAAGCAGCTGTCGCTGGTGCTCCAGGCTTCCCGGATGCGCGGACGGACCGCAGACCACGTGCTCTTCTCCGGTCCTCCTGGCCTCGGCAAGACCACCCTGGCCATGATCGTCGCCGCCGAGATGAACGCCCCGCTCCGGCTCAGCAGCGGACCTGCCATCCAGCACGCCGGGGACCTCGCAGCAATCCTTTCCTCGCTCTCCGAGGGCGAGGTCCTGTTCCTCGACGAGATCCACCGCATGTCCCGGCCGGCCGAGGAAATGCTGTACATGGCCATGGAAGACTTCCGCGTTGACATCGTGGTGGGCAAAGGCGCCGGTGCCACCGCGATCCCGCTGGAGCTGCCGCCGTTCACGCTGGTGGGAGCCACCACCCGCGCCGGACTGCTCCCGGGACCGCTGCGCGACCGTTTCGGCTTCACCGGGCACCTAGAGTTCTACTCCGTCCCGGAGCTGGAACTGGTGCTGCGCCGTTCCGCCGGCCTGTTGGACCTGAAGGTCAATTCGGCCGGGTTCGCTGAAATCGCCGGCCGTTCCCGCGGCACGCCCCGTATCGCCAACCGGCTGCTGCGGCGCGTCCGGGACTGGGCGCTGGTGCACGGCGTCGACCAAATCGATGCCCGGACTGCTTCCGCTGCCCTGGACATGTATGAAGTGGACAAAAAGGGCCTGGACCGGCTGGACCGCGCAGTCCTCGATGCCCTCATCACCAAGTTCGGCGGCGGACCGGTCGGTCTGTCCACCCTCGCCATCGCCGTTGGGGAAGAAACCGAAACGGTTGAGACCGTCGCCGAACCCTTCCTGGTCCGGGAGGGCCTGCTGGGCCGCACGCCCCGCGGCAGGATCGCCATGGCGCCGGCCTGGACGCACCTGGGCTACGCCATCCCGTCCGGCGTCTTCGCGCAGGAGCAGCTGGACCTTTTCGAGCCCGCAGACGGGGCTTCGACCGCGTCGGACTGGGCCCCGGAAAGCCAATAG
- a CDS encoding Mur ligase family protein: MVFFSVPLGKLVRRVSRLRGGGSALPGLVVEKIDPGFMRRTLTTLPHGVAVVSGTNGKTTTTKMVVELLESQGLKVFTNRTGSNFTRGVAAALLGEVDWRGRLDADIAVLELDEAHAVHFVNSVPPRYCLLLNVLRDQLDRFGEIDKTAQLLQHIAAKTTGTVVLNREDPRVARIADTLTGQEVRYFGLDDSLLGTFPNDDDMRAAPGSPAPAGLPEKPAADVVLRKVGADSAQFEYDGGTVTTAMKLRGVYNIFNAAAALTLARSICGGGAAAADHATLLEALSRVAPAFGRGESLTVDGQPLDLVLVKNPSGFRLGLKSFPAEGYATMIAINDNYADGRDMSWLWDVEFDSLREGGVDVLTGSRAYDMALRLQYDDVRVGAVQTDISAALAAFIREGRDRPKRIFCTYTAMLAIRRELSKITTVEVVS, encoded by the coding sequence ATGGTCTTCTTCAGTGTTCCGCTCGGCAAGCTGGTCCGCAGGGTGTCCCGGCTGCGGGGCGGCGGGTCCGCCCTTCCAGGACTGGTGGTTGAGAAAATCGACCCCGGCTTCATGCGGCGGACACTCACCACGCTGCCCCACGGTGTGGCTGTGGTCAGCGGCACCAACGGCAAAACCACCACCACCAAAATGGTGGTCGAACTGCTGGAAAGCCAAGGCCTGAAGGTCTTCACCAACCGCACCGGCAGCAACTTCACCCGCGGTGTGGCGGCGGCCCTGCTGGGCGAAGTGGACTGGCGCGGCCGGCTGGACGCGGACATCGCCGTGCTGGAACTGGACGAAGCCCACGCTGTCCATTTCGTGAACAGCGTCCCGCCCCGGTATTGCCTGCTGCTCAACGTGCTGCGCGACCAGCTGGACCGCTTTGGTGAGATCGATAAAACGGCGCAGCTCCTGCAGCACATCGCCGCCAAGACCACGGGAACAGTGGTCCTGAACCGCGAGGACCCAAGGGTTGCCAGGATCGCGGACACGCTCACGGGACAGGAAGTCAGGTACTTCGGCCTTGACGACTCCCTGCTGGGCACCTTTCCCAACGACGATGACATGCGCGCCGCCCCGGGCTCCCCCGCCCCGGCGGGCCTGCCGGAAAAGCCCGCAGCCGACGTCGTACTCCGCAAAGTGGGCGCGGACAGCGCTCAGTTTGAGTACGACGGCGGTACGGTCACCACGGCGATGAAGCTGCGCGGTGTGTACAACATCTTCAACGCTGCCGCGGCGCTGACGCTGGCCCGCAGCATTTGCGGCGGAGGCGCCGCGGCTGCAGACCATGCCACCTTGCTCGAAGCCCTGTCCAGGGTGGCGCCGGCCTTTGGCCGCGGTGAAAGCCTTACCGTCGACGGCCAGCCGCTGGACCTTGTGCTGGTGAAGAACCCCAGCGGTTTCCGGCTGGGGCTGAAATCCTTCCCTGCCGAGGGCTACGCCACCATGATCGCCATCAACGACAACTACGCAGACGGACGGGACATGTCCTGGCTCTGGGACGTGGAATTCGATTCCCTGCGCGAAGGCGGCGTGGACGTGCTGACCGGATCACGCGCCTACGACATGGCGCTGCGGCTTCAGTACGACGACGTCCGCGTCGGAGCGGTGCAGACCGACATTTCCGCCGCCCTGGCAGCCTTCATCCGGGAAGGCAGGGACAGGCCGAAACGCATCTTCTGCACCTACACCGCTATGCTGGCCATCCGCCGCGAGCTGTCCAAAATCACCACCGTGGAGGTTGTCTCGTGA
- a CDS encoding YebC/PmpR family DNA-binding transcriptional regulator, whose protein sequence is MSGHSKWATTKHKKAIIDSRRAKSFAKLIKNIEVAARMGGPDLAGNPGLELAVTKAKKTSVPNDNIDRAIKRGAGLTGEVVDYTEIMYEARGPQGSALLIECLTDNKNRAASEVRLAISRNGGTIADPGSVSYLFTRKGVVNLPKNGLSEDDVLMAVLEAGAEEVKDNGETFEIHSEPADLPAIREALKEAGIEYDTDEVEFVPSMQVELDVDGARKFLKLADALEDLDDVQNVYSNADLSDEVQAALESE, encoded by the coding sequence ATGTCAGGCCACTCCAAATGGGCAACGACCAAGCACAAAAAGGCGATCATTGACAGCCGCCGCGCAAAGTCGTTCGCCAAGCTGATCAAAAACATCGAAGTTGCCGCCAGGATGGGCGGCCCCGACCTCGCCGGCAACCCCGGCCTGGAACTGGCTGTAACCAAGGCGAAGAAAACTTCGGTCCCCAATGACAACATCGACCGTGCCATCAAGCGCGGCGCCGGCCTTACCGGCGAAGTGGTGGACTACACCGAGATCATGTACGAAGCCCGCGGTCCCCAGGGCTCGGCGCTGCTGATCGAGTGCCTTACGGACAACAAGAACCGCGCAGCTTCCGAGGTCCGCCTGGCCATTTCCCGCAATGGCGGGACCATCGCCGACCCCGGCTCCGTCAGCTACCTTTTCACCCGCAAGGGCGTTGTGAACCTGCCCAAGAACGGCCTGAGCGAGGACGATGTCCTGATGGCCGTCCTCGAGGCAGGTGCCGAGGAAGTCAAGGACAACGGCGAGACGTTCGAGATCCACTCGGAACCGGCCGATCTTCCCGCCATCCGCGAGGCCCTCAAGGAAGCCGGCATCGAGTACGACACCGACGAAGTCGAGTTCGTGCCCTCCATGCAGGTTGAGCTGGATGTGGACGGCGCCCGCAAGTTCCTGAAGCTTGCCGATGCCCTCGAAGACCTCGACGACGTCCAGAACGTTTACAGCAACGCCGACCTCAGCGACGAAGTCCAGGCTGCCCTGGAATCCGAGTGA
- the pdxT gene encoding pyridoxal 5'-phosphate synthase glutaminase subunit PdxT has protein sequence MTNPPSAAPARVGSGLRIGVLALQGDFREHLRAAEATGAQGVAVRRPGELDGLDGLIIPGGESTTIDKLARAFDLADPLRKYIAEGLPVYGSCAGMILLASDIADPATDLSGAPQQTFGGLDITVRRNAFGRQRESFETDLDFKGLDFSATESGVEPVHAVFIRGPWVERVGADVEVLAQVEPADPGQASHAASLPGTARIVAVRSGQLLATSFHPEVTGEKRVHELFIRMIRGEA, from the coding sequence ATGACAAACCCCCCTTCTGCTGCTCCTGCGCGCGTGGGCTCGGGCCTGCGGATTGGTGTCCTGGCCCTCCAGGGAGATTTCCGCGAGCACCTGCGCGCCGCCGAAGCTACCGGTGCCCAGGGCGTGGCTGTCCGCCGCCCCGGGGAGCTGGACGGCCTGGACGGACTCATCATTCCCGGTGGGGAGTCCACCACCATCGACAAGCTGGCCCGGGCCTTTGACCTTGCAGACCCGCTCCGGAAGTACATCGCCGAGGGCCTGCCGGTTTACGGCTCGTGCGCCGGGATGATCCTGCTCGCCTCTGATATCGCCGATCCCGCCACCGATCTTTCGGGCGCCCCCCAGCAGACGTTCGGCGGCCTGGACATCACTGTCCGCCGCAATGCCTTCGGCCGGCAGCGTGAGTCCTTTGAAACCGACCTGGACTTCAAGGGGCTGGACTTCAGCGCCACCGAATCGGGCGTTGAACCGGTGCACGCCGTATTCATCCGCGGCCCCTGGGTGGAGCGGGTGGGCGCGGACGTGGAGGTCCTGGCCCAAGTGGAACCGGCGGACCCCGGCCAGGCGTCCCACGCCGCATCGCTCCCGGGGACGGCTAGAATTGTCGCAGTGCGTTCCGGCCAGCTGCTGGCCACCTCCTTCCATCCGGAAGTGACCGGCGAGAAACGCGTACACGAACTTTTTATCCGCATGATCAGAGGAGAAGCGTAA
- the ruvA gene encoding Holliday junction branch migration protein RuvA: MISFLRGTVAHVGLSTAVIDLNGAGMSVNATPQTLSRLRVGEQGQLFTSLIVREDSLTLFGFASDDEREVFDVLLSVSGVGPRLALAVLAVHDPEAIRVAAHTGDSKTFTKVPGIGPKVAGRIVLELAGKLVPQGTAAAPGAAAPAEAAWKPQVVAAMTSLGWSEKDASASIDKALAEDPEVSFRGNVPEILRTTLRWLGQDGARAGNRVGSRG; this comes from the coding sequence TTGATCAGTTTCCTCCGCGGAACCGTAGCCCATGTTGGCCTGTCCACGGCCGTGATTGACCTCAATGGTGCCGGGATGAGTGTCAACGCCACACCCCAGACGCTCAGCCGGCTGCGCGTAGGCGAACAGGGCCAGCTGTTCACGTCCCTGATTGTGCGGGAAGACTCCCTGACACTCTTTGGTTTCGCCTCCGACGACGAACGCGAGGTTTTCGACGTCCTGCTCAGTGTCAGCGGGGTTGGCCCCAGGCTTGCCCTTGCAGTCCTGGCCGTCCACGATCCCGAAGCCATCAGGGTGGCAGCGCACACGGGGGACAGCAAGACCTTCACGAAGGTGCCGGGGATCGGTCCCAAGGTGGCCGGCCGGATCGTGCTGGAGCTGGCCGGAAAGCTCGTCCCACAGGGAACCGCTGCGGCCCCTGGGGCCGCTGCGCCTGCAGAAGCCGCCTGGAAGCCCCAGGTGGTGGCGGCCATGACCAGCCTGGGCTGGTCTGAGAAGGACGCCTCCGCCAGCATCGACAAAGCGCTGGCCGAGGATCCCGAAGTGTCCTTCCGCGGCAACGTGCCTGAAATCCTGCGCACCACGCTCCGCTGGCTGGGCCAGGACGGCGCACGGGCAGGCAACCGCGTAGGCAGCCGTGGCTGA
- the ruvC gene encoding crossover junction endodeoxyribonuclease RuvC — translation MTLRVLGVDPGLTRCGIGVVDVERNRRATMVAVGVVGTSPEETLDQRLLVIALAIDEWLDRYEPQVLAVERVFSQLNVSTVMGVAQASGVVIAAAARRGIPVALHTPSEVKAAVTGSGSSNKEAVTKLVTKILRLDAPPRPADAADALALAITHAWRAGSGAAVATTGPGSSSLTPAQRAWAEAEAKARRAR, via the coding sequence GTGACGCTGCGCGTACTCGGGGTTGACCCGGGACTGACCCGTTGCGGCATTGGCGTGGTGGACGTCGAGCGGAACAGGCGGGCCACCATGGTGGCTGTCGGCGTGGTGGGCACCTCGCCCGAGGAGACGCTGGACCAGCGGCTCCTGGTGATCGCCCTGGCCATCGACGAGTGGCTGGACCGCTACGAACCCCAGGTGCTCGCCGTCGAACGTGTCTTTTCCCAGCTCAATGTCAGCACGGTCATGGGCGTGGCCCAGGCGTCCGGCGTGGTGATTGCCGCCGCCGCGCGCCGCGGAATCCCCGTGGCGCTGCATACGCCGTCGGAAGTCAAGGCCGCGGTGACCGGAAGCGGGTCCTCCAACAAGGAAGCCGTGACCAAGCTGGTGACCAAGATCCTGCGCCTGGACGCACCGCCGCGCCCGGCAGACGCAGCGGACGCCCTGGCGCTGGCCATCACGCACGCGTGGCGGGCGGGAAGCGGCGCTGCCGTGGCCACCACGGGTCCAGGCAGTTCCTCACTGACACCGGCCCAGCGTGCATGGGCCGAGGCGGAGGCCAAGGCGCGCCGCGCACGGTGA